TGTATTATCATAAAGTGCCCTGTATCCGCACGCCGTATTATTATTACCAATGGTGTTAGCATAGAGTGCTTTGGAGCCGATGGCGACATTATTGAATGATTGAACCATATCAGTGTGGTACAAGGTGCTGTCGCCGATTGCTACCAGGTTACTCTGGACAGTGTTGCTGTATAAAGCACCGACTCCGATTGCGACATTTGAATGACCTGTTGTGTTGGAATAAAGGGCAGAATGACCGCCGGCCGTGTTGTTGTCACCTGTCGTGTTGGAATAAAGTGCCTTATTTCCCAATGCCAGATTGTACCAACCAGATGCATTGGAATAAAGTGCCTCAGTTCCAAACGCATGGTTGTTATAACCGTTGATATTGGAATAGAGAGCATTGCTTCCGACCGCTGTATTGTAAATACCGGTTAAGTTGGAATGAAGTGCCTCATAACCAAATGCCTGGTTAAAATTACCCAATGAATTATTTAAAAGAGCCTGGTAACCTGTAGCTGTGTTCCAGGATCCCGCAGTGGTGGCCTGCAATGCCTGGTAACCGTTTGCAGTGTTGCTGTACCCCGTTGTATTACTGTAAAGAGCTTTGGATCCAACCGCTGTATTCCCTGTTGCGTGGTAGGATAATGTAGCGCCCATACCATTATTGTACAACGCGCTGTCACCCACAGCTACCAGGTTGCTGCGGTTTGTATTACTGAGCAATGCCTTGGCTCCAATCGCCACATTCGAATACCCTGAAGTATTGTTGTCTCCGGCCTGAATCCCTAAGAAAGTACTGGTATTGACCGGATTGATCTCACCTGCGGAAAGATTATTCACCCGGAACATCAACGGTTGGTTATCTGTCGTCCCAATGAAATTTGTCGCAGGATCGGTGCCGCTGTTGCCGGTCAGCGACCAGCCGGAAGAGGCAGCTGAAACCCAGGATGTGCCGTTGAAGATTTCGAGGCTAAGATCAGTAAGGTTATAGATCATAAGCCCCGCCGCAGGACTGACGATGCTGTTTCTCTCGGCTGTTGTCAGTCTCGGCGGAAGAAAGCCTTTATTGGTACTGCTCACATCCAGCCTTGCCGAGGGATTCGGAGTGGAAGTCCCCATGCCGACATTGTCCGAAGAGCTGACGTAAAGGAGATTGGCTGCACTGTTGGGTTCCATGACCAGCACATCCAGTGCATTCGGATGATCCCGGATCTTAAATCCACCGTACATGGTGGCCTTAAATTTCCAGTCAGCACCGCTCAGGTCATCCACCATGGAATAGGTAGCACCCCCTCCACTGCCAAGGTTGCGGATCGTGATGGTTGGTTCACCCATGCTCTTTGCAACATAAAGCAGAGATCCGGGAGCATTGTTCCCGATGCCGACATTCCCCGTGGGATAACTCCCGCCGTGTCCGGTCACCACGTCATTCCCGATTACCTCCCAGTCCAGGTCCGCCTCCCGCCCCCCGCTTCCTGCCTGCTCGGCATATAAGGCATATGGGACTGAAAGCAACTGGGAAACGCCCACCAGCTCGAAATCCATCCCTCCTGACGGATCCATTTCGATGCGCAGGAAATGGCTGCCCGATCCCCATCCAATGGCAGCCAGGCTGCCCGTTGGATCTTTGCCTCTCCCAACTTCGACGTTTATCAAACCTAATTCACTGGTGGCAACAGAATGCAGCTCGCTGTATATTTCCGGTCCATCCACGCCGGATTGCAGGATGCTGATCCGCAGGGTGATGTGCTGATTGGCAACGACCTGGCCGGACTTGTCACGCACCACGGCCTGGTATTTAAAGGATGGAGGCGCCTGGGCCTGCAGTGAACAGTTCATGGAAACGATCATCCCGGACAGGATAAGAATGATCAGGGATAGTTGTGTTTTCATCTTAAAACGAATTTAGAGATATGGTTTCCGGATAACGTTGTAAATGTACGACAGTAAAATGACAATGTCAATATCTTGTATCATTTTCATTTAAGTATTTTAAAATTTGCGTACTGGGATTTGTTTGGAATTTGGGATTTGCCTGCAGGTCCCGGCTTTCATCGGGGTGACGGTCATTATAGGACGGAAGTGTTCGGGGGCTTTGATTTGCGTGCAAATCAAAGCCCCCGAACCTGTAATGCATCGGCCACCGTCATCCCTGCGAAAGCAGGGATCTATATCCTTTCAGGAATCGGCCATATCAAAAAACCCCGTTGGGTGTGATCCCCGCCAGCCGGAACCAGGTTTCACCGGCAAGGATGATCACCAGCCAGGAGATCACCATCATCGTGATCCCGTACTTCGCCGTGTCGGTGTAGGAATACATGTCGGTTTCGTACAGCAGGGCAGCAGGTTTGCTGTTGAATGGCAATACGTAAACGTGTTCGATCATGAAAGCCGTGGGCAGGGCCAGGCTGACCACATCGTAACCGAACCGGCCTGCCACTCCGATGGCGATGGGGATGAAGATCATGGCACGCATGGTCTTCGATTGGAAGAGAATGGCGCTGAAAAGCATCAGAGCCGTCATCAAAAGGTACAGCACCCAGAAGGGAGTCTGATCCCCGATGCCCATATGGTCGAAGACAGCATTGACGCTGATGGCCGGCAGGTCGGTATAGGAAAGCCCTGCCCCGAGTGCATAGGCTCCAGCCGAAAAAAGCATCAGGTGCCAGGGGATATCCACATCGTTCCACTTCACGATGCCGATGCGGGGCAGCAAGGCAATGACCGCTCCAACGAACGCCACAGAGGTGGCGCTGATGCCGTGTAACCGGTCGGTTGCCCAGAAACCAAGGATCAGGATGAACAGGATCACGGATTTGATTTCCTGGAAGCTCATTTTCCCCATCGTCTTATATTCTTGCCTTAGCCGCTCCATTCCGCCTTCAATCTGCGGTTTGCGTTCCTCAGGCTGAAGAGGGAAAAAGACTTTCATCGCCAGAAGATAGCCGATGAGCATCAATCCGACCATCACAGGGAATTGCGCCATCAACCAGTCGGTAAAATAGATCTTGCCTCCGATGGCTCCCCCGATGATCGCCACAGCCAGCAGGTTTGCACCCGAACCTGTCATGAAGGCTCCAGCCCCCAGGTTGATCTGCAGCAGGTTCTGCAGGACAATGTTTCTCCCGAAGTTTGTTTTGCCGTCGCCGCTGCGGGCACCGTAAATGGCGGCAATCACCATGAAGATGGGCAATAGGATCGCTGCCTTGGCAGTGGTTGCCGAAATGAAGGCAGATAACACCACATTGATCACCAGAAAACTGAGGAAGATCGAACCGGCACTTTTCCCAAACCGCAGAAGGAACCACAGGGCGAACCTCTTTGCGACTCCTGTTGTGACCAGCATGCTGGCAAGAACGAACGACATGATGTTGAGCCACATGACCGGATGACCCAGCTGCGCCAGCGCCTCTTTCTCGGGAAGAACATTGCAGAGGATCAAACTGATGATGACCAGCAGGGAGGTGAGGTAGTTGGGAATGGCGTCGGTGAGCCACAACAGGATGCTGGCGGCAAAGATCGCCAGCATCAGGTGATTGCTCCTGGAAAAAGCAACCGGCCCGAGTTTTTCAAATGCTTTTTTCGCCTCCTCCGAGATCAGTCCGGATGGATCCATGCCGGTCAGAAAGGTCAACTGCGTAAAGAAACCAAAAACGACAAAGGTGATCAAAGCAATCGGAGGGCCGAGGAGCGTCAGCCATCGCTCAAATTCCGACTTTTCCCTTTTGGGTAATTTCTCGATGCGGTACTGATGCATGTCCAAAGGATCATGCACTGCCTGAAGGGGCTTCTTTTCTTCCATCATCATCCCGTGTTGAGTCAGTTCACCATTTTGTAAATGGGTGCTTCATGAGCATGACGTTATAGTAACGAACATCTCCGGTTATCTCTGCACCAAGCCAATCAGGCTTCTCAAAGGGTTCTTGCTCCGATGGGAGTTCGATCTCTGCCACGACCAGCCCCTGGTTCTCACCCTGGAATTCGTCAACCTCAAAGGTATATTTTCCTGCCGGCACCAGGTACCGGACTTTGTCGATGATGCCGGTTTCGCAGATTTTCAGCAACTCCTCCACCTCTTCAACCGGTATTTCTTTTTCCCACTCGTAACGGCTGGCACCGGATGCGTTGCCAATCCCTTTGACCGTAATGTACCCTTTGTTGCCTTTGATCCTCACCCGGACTGCACGCTCCGGTACCGAAGATAAATAGCCCTGGGTGATGCGTGTTGCTTTGATGCTGAAAGGTTTGAAATCACCCTTCACCAGAAATTTCCGTTCGATTTCCTGTGCCATCTTTCAGATTGTTTCGTTAGCCAGTGGTTTATAGATCATGCCGATCACACGTTTGATGGCCTGCAGGTAGTTGATGTTTTCCACACCTTCCAGGCCGATATCCCTTATTGTTGTTTTAATGTCATCAATTTCAGTGGATTCAGAATTGATTGTTACCGCTCTGGCACCATTGATCAGGACAATTCCATATTCGCAGATTGTATCATTCACCATATAACCGAACCTTCTTTTATTGACCCGGACCGCCTGTAAATCGGGATGACCTTTGATGATTTCGAGGAATTCTGCGTACGAATACTCCGGCTTGACAAGCTCCGGCCTTTTTACCTGGAATGCTGAAAAGACATCATTTACCATCATTTCGGTCTTTAGGGGAAACTCACCTTTCATCAGGGGATTCCAGAGTTCCAGTCCATCAACGGAATGGACAAAGGTTTTGATATCCATCTTGCCGTCTCGTATTTTCGTATTGTTTGTATCATTGGTCCGCGACAAGATGTAGATCTCCTCTGAATAGCGTTCCCATACCTTTTCGGGGATGGGTACCGAGAGGCGGGCCATCCGCTTCCAGGCGCTGTCAAAATTCTGACCAAAGGAGCGG
The DNA window shown above is from Bacteroidales bacterium and carries:
- a CDS encoding DASS family sodium-coupled anion symporter gives rise to the protein MMEEKKPLQAVHDPLDMHQYRIEKLPKREKSEFERWLTLLGPPIALITFVVFGFFTQLTFLTGMDPSGLISEEAKKAFEKLGPVAFSRSNHLMLAIFAASILLWLTDAIPNYLTSLLVIISLILCNVLPEKEALAQLGHPVMWLNIMSFVLASMLVTTGVAKRFALWFLLRFGKSAGSIFLSFLVINVVLSAFISATTAKAAILLPIFMVIAAIYGARSGDGKTNFGRNIVLQNLLQINLGAGAFMTGSGANLLAVAIIGGAIGGKIYFTDWLMAQFPVMVGLMLIGYLLAMKVFFPLQPEERKPQIEGGMERLRQEYKTMGKMSFQEIKSVILFILILGFWATDRLHGISATSVAFVGAVIALLPRIGIVKWNDVDIPWHLMLFSAGAYALGAGLSYTDLPAISVNAVFDHMGIGDQTPFWVLYLLMTALMLFSAILFQSKTMRAMIFIPIAIGVAGRFGYDVVSLALPTAFMIEHVYVLPFNSKPAALLYETDMYSYTDTAKYGITMMVISWLVIILAGETWFRLAGITPNGVF
- a CDS encoding CYTH domain-containing protein, coding for MAQEIERKFLVKGDFKPFSIKATRITQGYLSSVPERAVRVRIKGNKGYITVKGIGNASGASRYEWEKEIPVEEVEELLKICETGIIDKVRYLVPAGKYTFEVDEFQGENQGLVVAEIELPSEQEPFEKPDWLGAEITGDVRYYNVMLMKHPFTKW